A stretch of Desulfotalea psychrophila LSv54 DNA encodes these proteins:
- a CDS encoding ion transporter — MKRLKYSTKFFKDISLHTPFVKMLALLIILWLIFSAALYFSESNVEGSSIHTYGDALYWGIAAFSTAGIADSPTSNTAQFVGGLWIVIGSMLFFGTIVATITTYFMRPMQRPHRRIIDAIEYNLEQLDDLTVEELSLLKNTVDALIMHVERMRKKQDDEQQAE; from the coding sequence ATGAAAAGGCTGAAATATTCGACCAAGTTTTTTAAAGATATCTCTCTCCACACCCCCTTTGTCAAGATGCTGGCCCTATTGATTATCCTCTGGCTCATATTTTCTGCCGCCCTCTACTTTTCAGAGTCAAATGTTGAGGGCTCGTCTATCCATACCTATGGAGATGCCCTCTACTGGGGAATCGCCGCCTTTTCCACCGCAGGAATAGCGGATTCGCCCACATCCAATACAGCCCAATTTGTCGGTGGACTATGGATAGTCATCGGTTCCATGCTCTTCTTTGGCACCATTGTCGCAACTATCACAACCTATTTTATGAGGCCAATGCAACGTCCCCATAGAAGAATAATTGATGCAATAGAGTACAATCTCGAACAGCTGGATGATCTGACAGTTGAAGAGCTTTCCCTCTTAAAGAATACAGTTGATGCCCTTATCATGCATGTCGAACGCATGAGGAAAAAACAGGATGACGAACAGCAGGCTGAGTAG
- a CDS encoding acyl-CoA thioesterase — MNIEERKEKAQTSIFKTIFPSVCNHYNTMYGGTAMQLMDEVAFMTATRFSRKVMVTVSSEKINFSSPIPSGTFVELSGSIGRIGKTSLDVQVNIFVEEMYSDSRIEAITGTFTLVALDEERKPTLILDVA; from the coding sequence ATGAACATAGAAGAGAGAAAAGAAAAGGCCCAGACCAGTATCTTCAAAACCATATTCCCCAGTGTCTGCAACCACTATAACACCATGTATGGGGGCACGGCCATGCAGCTGATGGATGAGGTAGCCTTTATGACGGCAACCCGTTTCAGCCGCAAGGTAATGGTCACCGTCTCTTCAGAAAAGATTAACTTTTCCTCCCCCATCCCCTCCGGCACCTTCGTTGAACTAAGCGGCAGCATAGGGCGCATAGGCAAAACAAGCCTCGATGTACAGGTAAATATTTTTGTCGAAGAGATGTATTCAGACAGTAGAATAGAGGCCATTACTGGCACCTTCACCCTTGTCGCCCTGGACGAGGAACGGAAGCCCACCCTCATTCTAGACGTAGCCTAA
- a CDS encoding prepilin peptidase produces MEYGILPLIIVALLGAIIGSFLNVVILRLPEENSSIAYPASHCPKCNHPLSWYENIPLLSFLILGGKCRSCKEHISWQYPLIEASMALLGLGLFLHFGLTLTFLAYFCFSAALLVIIVIDFYHQIIPDLISLPGIALGFLFSFINPEISWLSSLIGLLVGGGALYAIAWGYFTLRKQEGMGGGDIKLLAMLGAWLGWQSLVFIVFTSSLFGAIIGLIALRIQNKGNQTKIPFGPFLCLAALVYLFYSVEIQYFFQLYLNGQWP; encoded by the coding sequence ATGGAATACGGTATCCTCCCTCTTATCATCGTCGCCCTGCTGGGTGCTATTATAGGAAGCTTTCTTAACGTTGTCATCCTCAGACTTCCGGAAGAAAACAGCTCCATTGCCTATCCGGCATCACACTGCCCTAAATGCAACCACCCACTCTCTTGGTATGAAAATATCCCCCTGCTCAGCTTTCTCATCCTGGGGGGGAAATGCCGCTCCTGCAAAGAGCATATCTCTTGGCAGTATCCGCTGATAGAGGCGTCCATGGCCCTGCTCGGCCTGGGCCTTTTTCTTCACTTCGGGCTAACCCTCACATTCCTCGCTTATTTTTGTTTCAGCGCCGCCCTGCTGGTCATTATCGTCATTGATTTCTATCACCAGATCATCCCCGACCTGATCAGCCTGCCCGGCATAGCCCTTGGTTTTCTCTTCTCCTTTATCAATCCGGAAATAAGCTGGTTAAGCTCGCTTATCGGACTACTGGTGGGAGGCGGAGCTCTTTACGCCATTGCCTGGGGCTATTTTACCCTGAGAAAACAGGAGGGAATGGGAGGAGGTGACATCAAGCTTCTGGCCATGCTCGGGGCCTGGCTCGGCTGGCAGTCCCTTGTCTTCATCGTCTTTACCAGCTCACTCTTTGGCGCCATCATTGGACTCATTGCCCTGCGTATCCAAAACAAAGGCAACCAGACAAAAATCCCCTTTGGTCCCTTCCTCTGCCTTGCAGCCCTTGTCTACCTCTTTTACAGCGTGGAAATTCAATACTTTTTCCAGCTCTACCTGAACGGACAGTGGCCATAG
- a CDS encoding methyltransferase family protein: MESQMDLTVSARILCFIIFSLIFLKISWKPLQNKKCHGFYRFFVFEGILSLLMLRIEVWFKDPFSITHIISWIFLFLSATIVIQGLHLLKKIGGQTDRKNGAENFSFENTANLVEEGIFRHIRHPMYTSLLFLAWGIAFKQLTLLSILLALATSMALFATAQIEEKENISYFGEQYKSYMTRTKMFVPFLM, from the coding sequence ATGGAATCACAGATGGACCTCACTGTTTCAGCAAGAATTTTATGCTTTATTATTTTTTCACTCATCTTTTTAAAAATTTCCTGGAAACCTCTACAGAACAAAAAATGCCATGGTTTTTATCGTTTTTTTGTTTTTGAAGGAATTCTCAGCCTGCTCATGCTCCGCATAGAGGTTTGGTTCAAAGATCCTTTTTCAATTACTCACATCATCTCGTGGATTTTTCTGTTTTTATCCGCCACCATTGTTATCCAGGGATTGCATTTATTGAAAAAAATCGGTGGACAGACAGATCGTAAGAATGGAGCAGAGAACTTTTCTTTTGAAAACACAGCTAACCTTGTTGAAGAGGGCATCTTCAGACATATACGCCACCCCATGTACACCTCCCTCCTCTTTCTCGCTTGGGGCATTGCATTCAAACAACTTACCCTACTAAGTATTCTGCTTGCCCTAGCCACCAGCATGGCTTTATTTGCCACTGCCCAGATAGAAGAGAAGGAAAACATATCCTATTTTGGTGAGCAATATAAATCATATATGACACGTACCAAGATGTTTGTTCCTTTTTTAATGTGA
- a CDS encoding protein adenylyltransferase SelO, with translation MNFSNSYRQLGSDFYEESLPTPVLAPRLLLWNAPLAEQLMIPEELGQAALAQIFSGNQLLPGSEPIAMAYAGHQFGSFVPQLGDGRAHLLGEVFDKSGQRWDIQLKGSGPTQFSRGGDGRCAVGPALREFIMSEAMYALGVPTSRCLAVVTSGEDVYRRSILPGAIVTRIASSHLRVGTFEFFAARGEHEALKRLCDYTIDRHFPELQGATDQYIRFLDRVIGRQIQLITEWMRVGFIHGVMNTDNTSLAGETIDYGPCAMLGAYDPHTVYSSIDIKKRYAFGNQSAISQWNMTRLAECLLPLINADRNRAIDQLNPLLIAYTDRFNRVYIKMMGKKLGLTSLQAKDEKLIISLLDQLKIGKMDYTLTFDLLTKSLSSEPIASQMRGQLGNYFDLWQRRLKEQGTDLQEVQTLMRQQNPLLIPRNHHIEAAIAECEQTGRVNLAEKLLHVLRAPYEELTETHLYQDPPSDGDKNYQTFCGT, from the coding sequence ATGAATTTCTCAAATAGCTACAGACAACTGGGCAGTGATTTCTATGAAGAGAGCCTGCCTACCCCTGTTTTGGCCCCCCGGCTCCTCTTATGGAATGCTCCTCTGGCTGAACAGCTGATGATTCCAGAGGAACTGGGGCAGGCTGCCCTGGCTCAGATTTTTTCGGGGAATCAGCTTCTGCCCGGCTCAGAACCCATCGCCATGGCCTATGCAGGACACCAATTTGGTAGCTTCGTCCCCCAACTGGGAGATGGCAGGGCCCATCTGCTTGGCGAGGTATTCGATAAATCCGGACAGAGATGGGACATTCAGCTCAAGGGCTCCGGCCCCACCCAATTTTCCCGTGGAGGAGATGGTCGTTGTGCCGTCGGCCCCGCCCTTCGAGAGTTCATCATGAGTGAGGCAATGTATGCCCTGGGCGTTCCCACCAGCCGCTGTTTAGCCGTTGTCACCAGCGGAGAAGACGTTTACCGTAGGTCCATACTACCGGGGGCCATCGTAACCAGAATTGCCTCAAGTCATCTGCGCGTTGGCACCTTTGAGTTCTTCGCCGCCCGGGGCGAGCATGAGGCCCTTAAGCGCCTCTGCGACTATACCATTGATCGCCATTTTCCAGAGTTGCAGGGGGCCACAGATCAATATATCCGCTTTCTTGACAGGGTCATTGGCAGACAAATTCAACTGATCACAGAATGGATGAGGGTTGGATTTATCCACGGAGTCATGAATACAGATAACACCTCCCTCGCCGGAGAAACCATCGACTACGGCCCCTGTGCCATGCTGGGAGCTTATGATCCTCATACCGTTTACAGCTCCATTGATATCAAGAAACGCTATGCCTTTGGCAACCAGTCTGCAATAAGCCAGTGGAACATGACACGATTGGCTGAATGTCTATTGCCACTGATCAACGCCGACAGGAACAGGGCAATAGACCAGCTTAACCCCCTTCTGATAGCCTATACAGATAGATTCAACCGGGTGTATATAAAGATGATGGGCAAAAAGCTTGGACTGACATCCCTTCAAGCAAAGGATGAGAAGCTTATCATCTCCCTCCTCGATCAGCTTAAGATAGGAAAAATGGACTATACCCTCACCTTCGACCTCCTGACCAAGTCCCTGAGCTCTGAGCCCATCGCCTCGCAAATGCGGGGGCAACTGGGCAACTACTTTGATCTTTGGCAAAGGCGATTAAAAGAACAGGGTACAGATCTCCAAGAGGTTCAAACCCTGATGAGACAACAGAATCCGCTCCTCATCCCCAGAAACCATCATATCGAAGCGGCAATTGCAGAGTGCGAGCAAACGGGTCGGGTGAATCTTGCTGAAAAGCTTCTCCACGTTCTCCGCGCCCCCTATGAAGAGCTGACAGAAACACACCTCTACCAAGACCCGCCGAGCGACGGTGACAAAAACTACCAAACCTTCTGTGGCACCTGA